The following coding sequences lie in one Variovorax terrae genomic window:
- a CDS encoding AAA family ATPase, with amino-acid sequence MPGGSKNQAFLFVDNWDDWGKYRTQFSLHVADETGEAHHIGSVKIGQKGLQPSGRVSKGHRAPALDETFDALDESYFSLGQSESYYESLNELSDALRARVLKGLRDCAADLGIFETYRAEEVMRESLLRDVVESTVAGRLNRLSRGDAKLTRFSFAYSFPARGRKPPVSMTFDVIPESQPPTNVHVLIGRNGVGKTRCMRLLALALLGRETDDRHSAGTIEMQAEDTGGAVAFSGLVLVSFSAFDEFELEPAEADAMRCHQVGLRHPESSKRGSTAKSFDDLGSDFANSLTRCQSGVLAERWRTAVRSLEEDDLFAEADVTSLLDEKSAVSLKTRARRLFKKLSSGHAIVLLTVTRLVELVDERTLVLLDEPEGHLHPPLLASFVRCLSDLLVRRNGVAIVATHSPVVLQEVPQSCAWKLRRSGHAAIVARPTVKTFGENIGVLTRDVFGLQVTQSGFHKLLRDAVADGSSYRMVLNKFDGELGDEAKAIVQGLIAERDEDADA; translated from the coding sequence GTGCCCGGCGGATCAAAGAACCAGGCATTTCTGTTCGTCGACAACTGGGACGATTGGGGCAAGTATCGGACGCAGTTTTCGCTTCATGTCGCCGACGAAACCGGAGAAGCTCATCACATCGGCTCGGTCAAGATCGGCCAAAAGGGCCTCCAGCCCTCAGGCAGAGTCTCGAAAGGTCATCGAGCACCGGCGTTGGATGAAACGTTCGACGCTCTGGATGAAAGCTACTTTTCGCTCGGCCAGAGTGAGAGCTACTACGAGTCGCTGAACGAGCTTAGCGACGCGCTTCGAGCGCGCGTTCTAAAGGGCCTGCGCGACTGTGCTGCCGACCTGGGCATTTTCGAGACCTACCGCGCTGAAGAGGTGATGCGAGAGTCGCTCCTTCGCGACGTTGTCGAATCGACCGTCGCAGGACGGCTGAATCGCCTGTCCCGCGGCGATGCAAAGCTCACAAGGTTTTCGTTCGCGTACAGCTTTCCGGCACGGGGGCGAAAGCCCCCGGTATCGATGACCTTCGATGTCATTCCGGAGTCTCAACCCCCGACGAACGTGCATGTTCTGATCGGCCGCAACGGCGTGGGTAAAACGCGGTGCATGCGGTTGTTGGCCCTTGCCCTGCTTGGCCGCGAGACCGACGACAGGCATTCCGCTGGCACGATCGAAATGCAGGCCGAAGATACAGGCGGTGCCGTTGCCTTCTCTGGCCTCGTCCTCGTCTCGTTCAGCGCTTTCGACGAGTTTGAGCTGGAGCCCGCAGAGGCGGACGCCATGCGTTGCCACCAGGTCGGTCTCAGGCATCCGGAGTCATCCAAGCGCGGCTCAACAGCGAAGAGCTTTGACGATCTGGGGAGTGATTTCGCAAACAGCCTGACACGGTGCCAGTCGGGCGTGCTAGCGGAACGCTGGCGCACGGCTGTCCGGAGCCTTGAAGAAGACGATCTCTTTGCAGAGGCAGATGTCACGTCGCTGCTGGACGAAAAGAGCGCCGTGAGTCTCAAGACGCGTGCGCGACGCCTCTTCAAGAAGCTGAGTTCGGGGCATGCCATCGTTCTGCTGACCGTGACTCGCCTCGTCGAACTGGTCGATGAGCGAACGCTAGTACTGCTCGACGAACCGGAAGGGCATCTTCATCCGCCGCTCCTCGCTTCCTTTGTGCGCTGCCTGTCCGACCTGCTAGTGCGACGGAACGGGGTCGCCATTGTGGCTACGCACTCGCCGGTTGTTCTTCAGGAGGTGCCTCAATCCTGCGCCTGGAAGCTGCGACGAAGCGGGCATGCCGCGATCGTTGCACGTCCGACTGTGAAGACTTTCGGGGAGAACATCGGCGTCCTGACACGCGATGTCTTTGGTCTGCAGGTCACGCAGTCGGGGTTTCATAAGCTCCTGCGAGATGCCGTCGCTGACGGCTCGTCCTATCGAATGGTCTTGAACAAGTTCGACGGAGAGCTGGGCGACGAAGCGAAGGCCATCGTTCAGGGGCTCATCGCAGAACGTGACGAGGATGCTGATGCGTAG
- a CDS encoding KAP family P-loop NTPase fold protein, producing MGKKTSQSEHAITHRASDIDYDIPLKVDSALQRDKLSRKGYAEIAAAALRKVPSSAGLVVSIEGAWGSGKTSALAMIEALLLEDEELASPLIVHFNPWLVGDKDALLRHFLSRIASAVKLNDHSRDGKKVAKEIKAYAKVFDLVKLIPGAEPWASMIKSVVEAAGEATGAVSEYKTPDIEAYKLRVEEALRNFGRPIIVFIDDIDRLFPLEVFEMVRIIKAVGGLPRLGYVVAWDSVYVSGALEKLGVPQAASYLDKIVQVRMPLPSLSLVARRKLIEDALDGLDPEALRQRFRNQDDRLGSLYHSGLRDLLEQPRDVARVFNAVRMMEPLLRDEIVFADILGLAALSVKTPAVFDLLRKKPRLFVGPLPDDVTILKKPEEVIKEGAEERQMAFESSRAASAAKRVVHFLFPRVANADGSFSLGKGTYVEGNISHPAKLAIALQLSVTDGDVSIKAARQYLQDTNQRESVAAGLTSENCNEFIDLLGEVGESLRGEGIADLDELCVSIARLVEKPLFVSRAMSNRRVLRLRIEDMALRAVSLLARATDKERIPAISKLIAIDSVALSCAAEVVTRSYVPDRDRYSDGIGLLAKDKGKILRTFSENVMEAARLENLLKMNHAGFILWTMARVAPQECPALFSVLKASDPTLDQFALYYLGGSWDSTKGNSYSLPRDASLHEVYCPLVDFKSHATARLQDEFLQYPERAAWRSVVEGSRLYGIDGTEARH from the coding sequence ATGGGTAAGAAGACTTCACAGAGTGAGCACGCAATCACGCATCGCGCTTCAGATATCGACTATGACATTCCGCTGAAAGTCGACTCTGCCCTCCAGCGGGACAAGTTGTCGCGCAAAGGATATGCAGAGATTGCCGCGGCGGCCTTGCGCAAGGTGCCTTCGTCTGCGGGTCTGGTTGTCTCCATTGAAGGAGCATGGGGGAGTGGAAAAACATCCGCGCTGGCAATGATCGAGGCACTGCTGCTAGAGGACGAAGAATTAGCTTCACCGCTGATCGTCCACTTCAATCCGTGGCTTGTCGGCGACAAGGATGCGTTGCTACGCCATTTCCTCTCCAGAATCGCCAGTGCCGTCAAATTGAATGATCACAGCCGTGATGGCAAGAAGGTCGCGAAGGAGATCAAGGCCTACGCCAAAGTTTTCGACTTGGTCAAACTGATCCCGGGCGCGGAACCTTGGGCTTCCATGATCAAGTCTGTCGTCGAGGCTGCTGGCGAGGCAACTGGTGCTGTCTCCGAGTACAAAACCCCAGATATCGAGGCTTACAAGCTGAGGGTGGAGGAAGCGCTTCGGAATTTCGGTCGCCCGATCATCGTCTTCATTGATGACATAGACCGGCTGTTCCCGCTGGAAGTGTTCGAGATGGTTCGAATCATCAAGGCTGTGGGCGGATTGCCTCGTCTAGGCTATGTTGTGGCATGGGATTCGGTGTATGTTAGCGGCGCCCTTGAGAAGCTGGGCGTTCCTCAGGCCGCGAGCTATCTGGACAAGATCGTTCAAGTGAGGATGCCGCTTCCGAGTCTTTCATTGGTCGCGCGAAGAAAGCTGATCGAGGACGCTTTAGACGGACTCGATCCGGAAGCACTGCGCCAGCGCTTTCGCAATCAAGACGATCGCCTGGGATCCCTGTACCACTCGGGCTTGCGTGATCTCCTGGAGCAGCCACGGGACGTTGCCCGTGTTTTCAACGCAGTTCGAATGATGGAGCCGTTGCTGCGAGACGAGATCGTCTTTGCCGACATTCTTGGACTGGCGGCTCTATCTGTGAAAACCCCGGCCGTGTTCGACCTGCTCCGGAAGAAGCCTCGTCTTTTCGTGGGCCCGTTGCCTGATGACGTCACTATCTTGAAGAAGCCAGAAGAGGTGATCAAAGAGGGGGCGGAAGAGAGACAAATGGCCTTTGAAAGCTCAAGGGCAGCGAGCGCCGCAAAAAGGGTTGTGCATTTTCTCTTCCCCCGAGTAGCCAATGCCGATGGCAGCTTCTCGCTCGGGAAGGGCACTTATGTCGAGGGCAACATTTCTCATCCCGCAAAGTTGGCCATCGCGCTGCAGCTTAGCGTGACGGATGGAGATGTCAGCATCAAAGCTGCCCGTCAGTATCTTCAAGACACCAATCAGCGGGAGTCCGTGGCGGCCGGTCTCACAAGCGAGAACTGTAATGAATTTATCGATCTACTTGGAGAGGTCGGTGAATCGCTGAGGGGAGAAGGGATCGCTGATCTCGATGAACTATGTGTGTCAATTGCTCGATTGGTGGAGAAGCCGTTGTTCGTATCGCGCGCCATGTCCAATAGGCGTGTACTTCGACTTCGGATTGAAGACATGGCGTTGCGTGCAGTGAGTCTTCTGGCCAGGGCGACGGACAAGGAGCGTATTCCGGCAATCTCGAAATTGATAGCCATCGACTCTGTAGCGCTTTCGTGCGCTGCAGAAGTCGTGACCCGGAGCTATGTCCCTGACCGAGATCGATACTCCGATGGCATTGGGCTTCTAGCGAAAGACAAAGGAAAAATCCTTCGGACCTTTTCTGAGAACGTCATGGAAGCGGCAAGACTTGAGAACCTGTTGAAGATGAATCACGCAGGATTCATCTTGTGGACGATGGCGAGGGTAGCCCCCCAAGAGTGTCCGGCGCTCTTCAGTGTTCTCAAAGCATCGGACCCCACCTTGGACCAGTTTGCCCTGTACTACCTTGGAGGAAGCTGGGACTCGACGAAGGGGAACTCATACAGCCTGCCGCGGGACGCATCTCTGCATGAGGTGTATTGCCCTCTCGTTGACTTCAAGTCTCATGCGACAGCGCGGCTTCAAGATGAATTTCTCCAGTATCCCGAGCGTGCCGCTTGGCGTTCTGTTGTTGAGGGCAGCCGCTTATATGGCATTGACGGCACCGAAGCCAGACATTGA